One region of Peribacillus simplex genomic DNA includes:
- the tsaB gene encoding tRNA (adenosine(37)-N6)-threonylcarbamoyltransferase complex dimerization subunit type 1 TsaB: MKVLAIDTSNFTLGIALINGSQVIGEYTTNLKKNHSVRVMPAIETLLRDCDTNPKELTKIVVAQGPGSYTGVRIGVTIAKTLAWTLQIPLSGVSSLEVLAANGRYFNGLISPLFDARRGQIYTGLYEMKNDLLKTVMEDCNILSSEWAMRLKELNRPVLFVGQDVDIHRDAITEALGNLAVFAPVQSFNSRPSELAFIGLLKTEVDVHQFVPNYIRMAEAEAKWLEQQGK; encoded by the coding sequence ATGAAGGTTTTAGCTATAGATACTTCGAATTTCACATTAGGGATTGCGCTGATAAATGGGAGTCAAGTAATTGGTGAGTATACGACGAACCTAAAGAAAAACCATTCGGTGCGGGTAATGCCAGCAATTGAGACGCTGTTAAGGGATTGTGATACTAATCCGAAGGAATTGACTAAGATAGTGGTCGCTCAAGGTCCAGGCTCTTATACAGGCGTCAGAATTGGTGTGACGATTGCGAAAACCTTGGCCTGGACGCTTCAGATTCCGTTATCAGGTGTTTCCAGTTTAGAAGTTTTAGCAGCAAATGGACGTTATTTTAACGGGTTGATATCTCCCTTGTTCGATGCAAGAAGAGGGCAGATTTATACTGGATTATATGAAATGAAAAACGATCTGTTAAAAACAGTCATGGAAGATTGTAATATTCTATCCTCTGAGTGGGCGATGCGATTGAAGGAATTAAATCGTCCTGTTTTATTTGTTGGTCAAGATGTTGATATCCATCGGGATGCGATTACGGAAGCGTTAGGCAATTTAGCAGTATTTGCTCCGGTACAGTCGTTTAACTCAAGACCAAGCGAACTAGCCTTCATTGGTCTTCTCAAGACTGAAGTGGATGTTCACCAGTTTGTACCGAATTATATTCGCATGGCTGAAGCAGAAGCTAAGTGGCTTGAACAGCAGGGGAAATAA
- the moaC gene encoding cyclic pyranopterin monophosphate synthase MoaC, with amino-acid sequence MGDLTHFNEQGRAKMVDVTAKPETSRTAIAQSSILLNDEIYELVTNQKMKKGDVLAVAQVAGIMASKNTSNIIPMCHPIALQGVNIAFEWEKEDEGYRLRIETEAKTKGSTGVEMEALTAASVTALTIYDMCKALDKGMVIGPTFLVEKTGGVSSNDYKRQVIQTDRD; translated from the coding sequence ATGGGAGACTTAACGCATTTTAATGAACAAGGCCGGGCTAAGATGGTTGATGTGACTGCTAAGCCTGAGACATCCCGGACGGCAATAGCTCAATCGAGTATTTTATTGAACGATGAAATATATGAGTTGGTCACGAACCAGAAAATGAAAAAAGGTGATGTACTGGCCGTTGCACAGGTTGCAGGAATCATGGCCAGCAAAAATACATCCAATATAATTCCAATGTGCCACCCTATTGCTCTGCAAGGGGTCAACATAGCCTTTGAATGGGAAAAAGAAGATGAAGGATATAGGCTTAGGATTGAAACGGAAGCTAAGACAAAAGGGAGTACAGGTGTGGAAATGGAAGCGTTAACAGCTGCATCCGTGACTGCCTTGACTATTTATGACATGTGTAAGGCCCTTGATAAGGGAATGGTAATCGGGCCTACATTCTTAGTGGAGAAAACAGGCGGAGTGTCTAGTAACGATTATAAAAGACAAGTAATTCAAACAGATAGAGATTAA
- a CDS encoding sensor histidine kinase yields MIASLMKSWTIWIKIGVILFGVFLLSWLGPDEIGLTDLLISLREGEETGNKLMLAVFLLISLNTVLALFHYIGALLLGDEIGARLNRPWLKIIIPLIVIPLDYIVINAYYSLTYSFSAYALLLLFAILLLQAFEKDRLKPIIKSIICSQLIFGIEWLNEIPSLSQYGFGQGSLSMELKDIAVQVGFEQSLTLYSLTLCLIFVINAVILAVYFSLAEQKWRIKQELHYAQLEAMQSRSGREALYLVHDLKTPLTAIEGLNSLISLKVDDSKIKEYCQKISSSIHSVSDMISEILYDDKKHWCRIKDLVGYVKASRLSGTNLNLKVDFQTDPEIKILINKIRMTRALVNLIDNAYDAVNGIEDGKILLKIKTYENELWLGVSDNGIGITPKEQEKIWKAGFSTKSHPGMGLAFVRQVAKGHGASLEIDSKLGHGTTIWIKLAERSVSR; encoded by the coding sequence ATGATAGCTAGTCTTATGAAGTCTTGGACAATATGGATAAAAATTGGAGTAATTTTATTCGGGGTATTCTTACTGTCGTGGTTGGGTCCTGACGAAATTGGCCTTACTGATTTGCTTATTTCTTTAAGAGAAGGTGAAGAAACGGGAAATAAGCTAATGCTTGCCGTTTTTTTGTTAATTTCTTTAAATACAGTTTTAGCTTTGTTTCATTATATTGGTGCACTGCTGTTGGGAGACGAAATCGGTGCTCGTTTAAACCGTCCATGGTTAAAAATCATCATTCCTCTTATTGTTATTCCTCTCGACTATATCGTGATAAATGCTTATTATTCATTAACATACTCATTTAGCGCCTATGCGTTGTTATTGTTGTTCGCAATCTTATTATTGCAAGCCTTTGAAAAGGATAGGCTAAAGCCAATTATTAAATCAATTATTTGTTCTCAATTAATCTTTGGGATTGAATGGCTGAATGAGATTCCTTCTTTATCCCAATATGGATTTGGCCAAGGGTCGCTTTCAATGGAATTAAAAGATATAGCAGTTCAAGTTGGATTTGAGCAATCTTTAACATTGTACAGTTTAACTTTGTGTTTAATTTTTGTTATTAATGCTGTTATTTTAGCTGTGTATTTTTCATTAGCTGAACAAAAGTGGCGGATAAAGCAAGAGCTTCATTATGCGCAATTAGAAGCGATGCAGTCTAGGTCAGGACGGGAAGCGCTCTATCTGGTCCATGATTTAAAAACGCCTCTCACAGCAATTGAGGGGCTAAATTCTTTAATTAGTTTGAAGGTGGACGATTCTAAAATTAAAGAGTATTGTCAAAAGATTTCATCATCGATTCATTCCGTTAGCGACATGATTTCTGAGATTTTATATGATGATAAAAAACATTGGTGCCGTATAAAAGATTTAGTTGGATACGTCAAAGCAAGCAGACTGAGCGGGACAAATCTTAATTTGAAAGTAGACTTTCAAACAGATCCCGAAATTAAAATTTTAATTAATAAAATCCGAATGACAAGGGCATTAGTGAACTTAATTGACAATGCTTACGATGCAGTGAATGGAATAGAAGATGGTAAGATTTTGCTTAAGATAAAAACCTATGAAAATGAACTTTGGTTGGGCGTATCAGATAATGGGATAGGGATTACACCTAAAGAGCAGGAGAAAATATGGAAAGCTGGGTTCAGTACAAAATCGCATCCAGGGATGGGATTAGCTTTCGTACGACAAGTTGCTAAAGGGCATGGTGCATCTTTAGAAATTGACAGCAAGCTTGGACACGGGACAACAATTTGGATTAAACTAGCCGAGAGGAGTGTGTCAAGATGA
- the tsaD gene encoding tRNA (adenosine(37)-N6)-threonylcarbamoyltransferase complex transferase subunit TsaD: MKTNQLILGIETSCDETAAAVIKNGTEILSNVVASQIESHKRFGGVVPEIASRHHVEQITIVLEEALLQAGVTYQDLDAIAVTEGPGLVGALLIGVNAAKAVAFAHGIPIVGTHHIAGHIYANRLIQEIQYPALSLVVSGGHTELVLLEEPGSFKVIGETRDDAAGEAYDKVARTLGLPYPGGPHIDRLAQEGSPSLKLPRAWLDGSYDFSFSGLKSAVINTLHNAEQRGEKIEPKDLAASFQASVIEVLVMKAVKAAKEYNVKQVLLAGGVAANKGLREALTEAFKDLPMDISIPPLYLCTDNAAMIGAAGSVMFEKGKRSGLDLNGNPGLDIEA, encoded by the coding sequence ATGAAAACAAATCAACTTATATTAGGAATTGAAACGAGCTGTGATGAAACTGCGGCAGCTGTCATAAAAAACGGAACAGAGATACTAAGCAATGTCGTGGCGTCACAAATAGAAAGCCATAAACGTTTTGGCGGAGTCGTCCCCGAAATAGCTTCCCGTCACCATGTAGAGCAAATTACGATTGTTCTTGAAGAGGCGCTGCTTCAGGCGGGTGTGACATATCAAGATTTGGATGCCATTGCCGTTACAGAAGGCCCTGGACTTGTAGGGGCACTATTAATAGGCGTTAATGCGGCTAAGGCTGTAGCCTTTGCACATGGAATCCCGATTGTAGGTACGCATCATATAGCGGGCCATATCTATGCAAATAGACTTATTCAGGAGATCCAATATCCTGCCCTTTCTTTGGTCGTTTCGGGAGGTCATACTGAATTGGTTCTTTTGGAGGAACCGGGTTCTTTCAAGGTGATAGGTGAGACGCGGGATGATGCAGCAGGAGAGGCGTATGATAAAGTGGCTCGAACCTTGGGGCTCCCTTATCCTGGTGGCCCTCATATCGATAGACTTGCACAAGAAGGTTCACCTTCATTGAAACTGCCTCGGGCATGGTTGGATGGCAGCTATGACTTTTCTTTCAGCGGGTTGAAATCAGCTGTAATTAACACTTTGCATAATGCAGAACAGCGCGGGGAAAAAATTGAACCTAAAGATTTGGCGGCAAGTTTCCAAGCAAGCGTGATAGAAGTGCTTGTAATGAAAGCTGTTAAGGCTGCCAAGGAATATAATGTGAAACAGGTATTGCTTGCCGGAGGAGTTGCGGCAAATAAAGGCCTGAGGGAAGCATTAACGGAAGCTTTTAAGGATTTACCTATGGATATATCCATTCCGCCCCTCTACCTTTGTACGGACAATGCGGCCATGATCGGTGCTGCCGGCAGTGTCATGTTTGAAAAAGGTAAGCGCTCCGGATTGGATTTGAACGGAAATCCCGGATTGGATATAGAAGCATAA
- the tsaE gene encoding tRNA (adenosine(37)-N6)-threonylcarbamoyltransferase complex ATPase subunit type 1 TsaE, translating into MQHFEWISQDEEETAQFAHKLAQKLSSGDVLALEGDLGAGKTAFTKGLAKGLGVTRVVNSPTFTIIKEYMGRLPLYHMDVYRVSESEEDLGFDEYFDGDGVTVVEWAHLIKDHLPDEILTIYIYRLSDTSRRFVLAAKGERYVTLCKEII; encoded by the coding sequence ATGCAACATTTTGAATGGATTTCTCAGGATGAGGAAGAAACAGCGCAATTTGCGCATAAATTGGCACAAAAACTTTCGAGTGGAGATGTACTGGCTTTAGAAGGTGACCTAGGTGCAGGGAAAACGGCATTCACAAAAGGGCTAGCTAAAGGGTTAGGTGTTACTAGAGTAGTAAATAGCCCTACCTTTACGATAATAAAGGAATACATGGGGCGATTGCCTTTATATCATATGGATGTATATCGGGTAAGTGAATCAGAAGAAGATTTAGGCTTTGATGAATATTTTGATGGTGATGGTGTGACTGTCGTTGAATGGGCCCATTTAATAAAGGATCACCTTCCTGATGAAATCTTGACCATTTATATTTATCGTCTTAGTGATACAAGCCGGCGTTTTGTCTTAGCAGCCAAAGGTGAACGATATGTAACGTTATGTAAGGAGATTATTTGA
- a CDS encoding ABC-F family ATP-binding cassette domain-containing protein, whose protein sequence is MILLQINQLSKYYGAELILSNMKLEVQNKDRIALVGRNGAGKSTLLKIIAGQLSHDGGEIIKPKGVTIGYMAQDTGLESELTIWDEMLTVFNDLLEQEKELRRLEADMARPDIFENEAIYQKVLNEYDTLMVAFKEKGGYQYEADIRSVLHGLQFADFDYSTPISTLSGGQKTRLALGKLLLRKPDILILDEPTNHLDIETLSWLEQYLQGYQGAVLIVSHDRYFLDKVVNQVYEISRNNMKKYYGNYSSYLEGKAEDYERDMKLFEKQQGEIEKLRDFVQRNITRASTTKRAQSRRKQLEKMDVLDKPQGDEKSANFSFQIERQSGNEVLHLQDLAIGYEGETVSKNINSRMTKGESIALVGPNGVGKSTLLKTIISKLPALSGNFRFGTNVEVSYYDQEQANLISNKRVLNELWDDYPLKPEKDIRTVLGNFLFSGDDVLKTVSTLSGGEKARLALAKMMMEKGNFLILDEPTNHLDLDSKLVLENALIDYPGTILFVSHDRYFINRIATKVIELSKDGNEEFLGDYDYYVEKKQEQAEIKELEQENHVKTLDVTAEKTNYKIDKEAKKAERQRKRRIEEIEAAMELLETEINECNEHLCDPNVFQDHEKVMEVQTKLDVAQEKLDLLLEEWAELEE, encoded by the coding sequence ATGATTTTATTACAAATCAATCAACTATCGAAATATTATGGAGCTGAACTTATTTTATCAAATATGAAGCTCGAAGTTCAAAATAAGGATAGAATTGCACTTGTCGGCCGAAATGGCGCTGGAAAATCTACTCTGCTAAAAATCATAGCCGGGCAGCTTTCCCATGATGGCGGTGAAATAATCAAACCAAAAGGTGTCACCATCGGATATATGGCACAGGACACGGGACTGGAATCAGAACTGACCATTTGGGATGAAATGCTGACTGTATTCAATGACCTTTTAGAACAAGAAAAAGAACTGCGTCGCCTTGAGGCTGATATGGCCAGACCTGACATCTTTGAAAATGAAGCAATTTACCAAAAAGTATTAAATGAATATGACACTTTGATGGTAGCTTTCAAAGAGAAGGGCGGTTATCAATATGAAGCGGATATTCGTTCAGTATTGCATGGACTTCAGTTTGCTGATTTTGACTATTCTACCCCAATTTCCACTTTAAGCGGTGGACAAAAAACAAGACTTGCTTTAGGGAAGCTGCTTTTAAGGAAACCGGATATATTGATTCTGGATGAGCCAACGAACCATTTGGATATCGAAACCCTTTCTTGGCTTGAACAATATTTACAAGGCTACCAAGGAGCTGTTCTTATTGTTTCCCATGACCGCTATTTTCTAGATAAAGTTGTAAACCAGGTATATGAAATTTCCCGGAATAACATGAAAAAGTACTATGGCAATTATAGTTCTTACCTAGAGGGAAAAGCGGAAGATTATGAGCGGGACATGAAGCTGTTCGAGAAACAACAAGGGGAAATCGAAAAGCTTCGCGACTTTGTCCAACGCAATATCACAAGGGCTTCCACCACGAAAAGAGCACAAAGCAGACGCAAACAGCTCGAAAAGATGGATGTATTGGACAAGCCGCAAGGTGATGAAAAATCCGCTAATTTCTCTTTCCAGATTGAACGGCAAAGCGGAAATGAAGTGCTACACCTTCAGGATTTGGCTATCGGTTACGAAGGGGAAACGGTATCAAAAAATATAAATTCCCGGATGACAAAAGGAGAGAGCATAGCTCTTGTTGGCCCAAATGGCGTTGGAAAATCAACGTTATTGAAAACGATCATCTCTAAGCTGCCTGCACTTTCTGGGAATTTCCGTTTTGGAACGAACGTCGAAGTCAGCTACTACGATCAGGAACAGGCTAACCTTATTTCCAATAAACGCGTACTCAATGAATTATGGGATGATTATCCCCTTAAACCGGAAAAGGACATACGCACCGTACTCGGTAATTTTCTTTTTAGTGGGGACGATGTTTTGAAAACCGTTTCCACACTAAGCGGCGGTGAAAAGGCCAGGCTAGCTCTAGCCAAAATGATGATGGAAAAAGGGAATTTTTTAATTCTTGATGAGCCAACAAACCATTTAGACCTCGACAGTAAATTGGTGCTTGAAAACGCATTGATCGATTATCCGGGAACCATTCTTTTCGTCTCACATGACCGCTATTTCATAAATCGGATAGCAACGAAAGTGATCGAGCTTTCCAAAGACGGAAACGAAGAATTCCTCGGTGATTATGATTACTACGTAGAGAAGAAACAGGAGCAAGCTGAAATCAAAGAGCTAGAACAGGAAAACCATGTAAAAACCTTAGATGTAACCGCAGAAAAAACAAATTATAAAATTGATAAAGAAGCAAAAAAAGCTGAACGCCAGCGAAAAAGGCGCATTGAGGAAATCGAGGCGGCCATGGAGCTTCTTGAAACCGAAATAAACGAATGCAACGAACACCTTTGTGACCCAAATGTTTTCCAGGACCATGAGAAAGTAATGGAAGTCCAAACAAAGCTTGATGTAGCACAGGAAAAATTAGACCTGCTTCTCGAAGAATGGGCTGAACTGGAAGAATGA
- a CDS encoding CPBP family intramembrane glutamic endopeptidase: MKKEYWFVIITYISMQLSSIVGVPLFMLIGSSTGMTADELQVKSAAYWIVFSFFVALSLILFLMRKDMKEKMDRSTPASIPTSILWAVAGVFLALFAQSIAGYIEQMLGVEPESENTQQLISLIYQVPIVIFVTSVIGPILEEIIFRKIIFGSLHKRFNFFISALLSSVIFGLAHGELEHLLLYSAMGFTFAFLYAKTGRILVSMSAHIAMNTLVIIFQVVNRDDIEKMLDTAQAFIGGLL, encoded by the coding sequence TTGAAAAAAGAATATTGGTTCGTCATCATCACCTACATTTCCATGCAATTATCCAGTATTGTTGGGGTACCTCTTTTCATGCTGATCGGGTCTTCAACTGGAATGACTGCTGATGAACTCCAGGTGAAGTCTGCAGCATACTGGATCGTATTCAGCTTTTTCGTTGCTCTATCCTTGATCCTGTTTTTAATGAGAAAAGATATGAAGGAAAAAATGGACAGAAGCACTCCAGCTTCCATTCCCACGTCCATATTATGGGCAGTTGCCGGAGTGTTCCTCGCTCTTTTTGCGCAAAGCATTGCTGGGTACATTGAACAGATGCTTGGGGTGGAGCCTGAATCTGAAAATACACAGCAGCTCATTTCACTCATTTACCAAGTTCCCATAGTCATTTTCGTCACTTCAGTTATTGGACCTATATTGGAAGAAATCATTTTTCGGAAAATCATTTTCGGATCACTTCATAAACGCTTTAACTTCTTTATTTCTGCTTTACTCAGTTCAGTTATTTTTGGCTTGGCGCATGGTGAATTGGAACATCTTCTTTTATATTCGGCAATGGGTTTTACCTTTGCTTTTCTTTATGCGAAAACGGGCCGCATCCTCGTTTCCATGAGCGCACATATTGCGATGAATACGCTTGTTATCATCTTTCAAGTTGTAAATCGGGATGATATTGAGAAGATGCTAGATACTGCACAGGCCTTCATCGGAGGTTTATTATGA
- the rimI gene encoding ribosomal protein S18-alanine N-acetyltransferase, with protein MSKTLTFRKMKTEDIDQVLNVEKQSFTLPWSREAFFNELNHNQYAVYMVIEDEGKIAGYCGAWIVIDESHITNIAILPEYRGQKLGEALLRKMIEISIAMGVVRMTLEVRVSNAVAISLYEKLGFQKGGIRKNYYTDNQEDAYVMWVNFS; from the coding sequence ATGAGTAAAACATTGACGTTCCGAAAGATGAAAACGGAAGATATCGACCAAGTGCTTAACGTGGAAAAACAATCCTTTACTTTGCCTTGGAGCCGGGAAGCTTTTTTTAATGAATTGAATCATAATCAATATGCTGTATACATGGTGATAGAAGATGAGGGGAAAATAGCTGGTTATTGCGGCGCTTGGATTGTCATTGATGAATCGCACATTACCAATATTGCAATTTTACCTGAATACCGAGGGCAAAAGCTTGGAGAAGCTTTGCTCAGGAAGATGATTGAAATCTCCATTGCAATGGGTGTGGTGCGGATGACGCTTGAAGTCCGTGTCAGTAATGCAGTAGCCATTTCACTTTATGAAAAACTAGGTTTCCAAAAGGGTGGAATCCGAAAAAATTATTATACAGATAATCAAGAAGATGCTTATGTTATGTGGGTGAATTTTTCATGA
- the groL gene encoding chaperonin GroEL (60 kDa chaperone family; promotes refolding of misfolded polypeptides especially under stressful conditions; forms two stacked rings of heptamers to form a barrel-shaped 14mer; ends can be capped by GroES; misfolded proteins enter the barrel where they are refolded when GroES binds), translated as MAKEIKFSEEARRSMLRGVDALADAVKVTLGPKGRNVVLEKKFGSPLITNDGVTIAKEIELEDAFENMGAKLVAEVASKTNDVAGDGTTTATVLAQAMIREGLKNVTAGANPMGIRKGIEKAVNTAIAELKAISQPVENKESIAQVAAISSADEEVGQLIAEAMERVGNDGVITIEESKGFTTELDVVEGMQFDRGYASPYMVTDSDKMEAVLDNPYILITDKKVTNIQEILPVLEQVVQQGKPLLLIAEDVEGEALATLVVNKLRGTFNAVAVKAPGFGDRRKAMLEDIAALTGGEVITEEIGLDLKSATIESLGRASKVVVTKENTTIVEGSGDTAQIQARVNQIRVQLEETTSEFDREKLQERLAKLAGGVAVIKVGAATETELKERKLRIEDALNSTRAAVEEGIVAGGGTALLNVYNKIAEIQAEGDVATGVKIVLRAIEEPVRQIAHNAGLEGSVIVERLKGEAVGTGFNAATGQWVNMIESGIVDPTKVTRSALQNAGSVAAMFLTTEAVVADKPEPAGAGGMGMPDMGGMGGMGGMM; from the coding sequence ATGGCTAAAGAAATTAAATTTAGTGAAGAAGCTCGCCGCTCCATGCTTCGTGGTGTGGACGCACTTGCAGATGCAGTTAAAGTAACGCTTGGACCAAAAGGTCGTAACGTGGTTCTTGAGAAAAAATTCGGTTCACCGCTTATCACAAATGACGGTGTGACGATCGCTAAAGAAATTGAATTGGAAGATGCATTCGAAAACATGGGTGCGAAATTGGTTGCTGAAGTAGCGAGCAAAACAAACGACGTAGCTGGTGACGGTACAACTACTGCAACGGTTCTAGCGCAAGCGATGATTCGTGAAGGTCTTAAAAACGTAACAGCTGGTGCAAACCCAATGGGTATCCGTAAAGGGATCGAAAAAGCGGTTAATACTGCAATTGCAGAATTAAAAGCTATTTCTCAACCTGTTGAAAACAAAGAATCGATTGCACAAGTTGCTGCTATCTCTTCAGCTGATGAAGAAGTGGGCCAACTGATTGCTGAAGCTATGGAACGTGTTGGTAACGACGGCGTCATCACTATCGAAGAGTCTAAAGGTTTCACAACTGAATTGGACGTTGTAGAAGGTATGCAGTTCGACCGTGGATATGCTTCTCCTTATATGGTTACAGATTCAGATAAAATGGAAGCTGTTTTAGACAATCCATATATCTTAATCACGGATAAAAAAGTAACGAATATCCAAGAAATCCTTCCTGTACTTGAGCAAGTTGTTCAACAAGGGAAACCACTATTATTGATTGCTGAAGATGTAGAAGGCGAAGCGCTTGCAACTCTTGTTGTGAACAAACTTCGTGGAACATTCAATGCAGTTGCGGTTAAAGCTCCTGGATTCGGTGACCGTCGTAAAGCAATGCTTGAAGACATCGCAGCTCTTACAGGCGGCGAAGTAATCACTGAAGAAATCGGACTTGATCTTAAATCTGCAACAATCGAATCTTTAGGACGTGCTTCTAAAGTGGTTGTTACAAAAGAAAATACAACAATCGTTGAAGGTTCTGGAGATACAGCTCAAATTCAAGCTCGTGTAAACCAAATCCGTGTTCAATTAGAAGAAACAACTTCTGAATTCGACCGTGAAAAATTACAAGAGCGCCTTGCTAAATTAGCTGGCGGTGTAGCCGTGATCAAAGTCGGTGCAGCTACTGAAACGGAATTAAAAGAACGTAAACTTCGTATTGAAGATGCATTGAACTCCACTCGTGCCGCTGTTGAAGAAGGTATCGTAGCCGGTGGTGGTACAGCACTTCTTAACGTATACAATAAAATCGCTGAAATTCAAGCGGAAGGCGACGTAGCAACAGGCGTGAAAATCGTTCTTCGTGCTATCGAAGAGCCTGTTCGTCAAATCGCTCACAATGCTGGACTTGAAGGCTCTGTAATCGTAGAGCGCCTTAAAGGCGAAGCAGTTGGTACTGGCTTCAATGCAGCTACTGGACAATGGGTGAACATGATCGAATCTGGTATCGTCGATCCTACAAAAGTAACTCGTTCAGCTCTACAAAACGCTGGTTCTGTAGCAGCCATGTTCTTAACAACAGAAGCTGTTGTAGCTGACAAACCAGAACCTGCTGGTGCTGGCGGAATGGGCATGCCTGATATGGGCGGCATGGGCGGAATGGGCGGCATGATGTAA
- the groES gene encoding co-chaperone GroES, with translation MLKPLGDRVIIELVQSEEKTASGIVLPDTAKEKPQEGKVVAVGTGRVLENGERVALEVAQGDLIIFSKYAGTEVKYEDTEYLILRESDILAVIG, from the coding sequence TTGTTAAAACCATTAGGTGATCGCGTTATTATTGAACTAGTTCAATCTGAAGAAAAGACTGCAAGCGGTATTGTTCTTCCTGATACTGCAAAAGAAAAGCCACAAGAAGGTAAGGTAGTAGCTGTTGGTACTGGCCGTGTCCTTGAAAATGGCGAACGTGTTGCTTTAGAGGTTGCCCAAGGCGATCTAATTATCTTCTCAAAATATGCAGGTACTGAAGTTAAATACGAAGATACTGAATACTTAATTTTACGTGAAAGCGACATTCTAGCTGTTATCGGCTAA
- a CDS encoding redox-sensing transcriptional repressor Rex: MNHDPKIPQATAKRLPLYYRFLKNLHSSGKQRVSSAELSEAVKVDSATIRRDFSYFGALGKKGYGYNVNYLLSFFRKTLDQDELTKVALIGVGNLGTAFLNYNFIKNNNTKIEMAFEVSEDKVGKQIADVPIYHMDQIDTLLQENNITAAILTVPAQVAQTITDRLVKADIKGILNFTPARLTVPPSIRVHHIDLAVELQSLIYFLKHYPVVEEAALEE; this comes from the coding sequence ATGAACCATGACCCAAAGATACCGCAGGCAACAGCCAAAAGGTTGCCATTGTATTATCGATTTTTAAAGAACTTACATTCCTCAGGCAAACAAAGAGTTTCCTCGGCAGAGCTAAGCGAAGCTGTAAAGGTGGATTCTGCGACCATTCGCCGTGATTTTTCCTACTTTGGAGCGCTTGGAAAAAAAGGCTACGGCTACAATGTCAATTATTTATTATCCTTCTTTAGAAAAACACTAGATCAAGATGAACTGACAAAAGTCGCTTTAATCGGAGTGGGGAATTTAGGGACTGCTTTTTTAAATTACAATTTCATTAAAAATAATAATACGAAGATTGAAATGGCATTTGAAGTTTCTGAAGATAAGGTCGGCAAGCAAATAGCTGATGTGCCAATCTATCATATGGATCAAATCGATACACTATTGCAGGAAAATAATATTACTGCGGCTATTTTGACAGTGCCTGCTCAGGTAGCACAGACGATAACCGATCGTCTAGTCAAAGCTGATATAAAAGGAATATTGAATTTCACACCTGCACGGCTGACGGTACCCCCATCCATAAGGGTTCACCACATTGACCTGGCCGTGGAGCTTCAGTCACTCATCTACTTTCTGAAACATTATCCTGTGGTGGAAGAAGCTGCATTGGAGGAATGA
- a CDS encoding YdiK family protein, which translates to MKRQSPLFMGIIYAGLGALFTAIAIQTVSSSGWGIFAYILVLIATLDFGSGLRMIMLHFKIKAAQKNKKK; encoded by the coding sequence ATGAAACGTCAATCACCATTATTCATGGGTATCATTTATGCAGGCTTAGGAGCTCTTTTTACCGCTATCGCGATTCAAACCGTCAGTTCTTCCGGATGGGGAATCTTTGCCTACATACTTGTACTAATTGCGACTTTAGACTTTGGATCGGGATTACGCATGATCATGCTTCACTTTAAGATTAAAGCCGCCCAAAAAAATAAGAAAAAATAA